A stretch of DNA from Glycine max cultivar Williams 82 chromosome 18, Glycine_max_v4.0, whole genome shotgun sequence:
tttagatGTATAATTTCTTACTCTTTGTATTGGTTTCTTTCTCTAATTAGGAATAATTTTCTGAATCCTCTTTCGTAGCTACattgaagaaataaaatcaattccATAGAATAAGTTGTGACCCTGAGAAAAACACCGATCAGTTTTGTTGGATTCTTTTGATTCTCTAGATCGATGGTAGTTTAGTTTGCCTTTAAACttaataatgtttttctttgaaatattgAATTATCTGCTGTGGTCATCAGTTATGACTTATGAGTATCATAGAGACCAAAGAAAAATGTGTGTCTATACTCTGTACTCTGTATAgtattactattactattactGAATAGAAAAAGTGCAGAAACACTAACAATTACACTTAGGAAATAAGCAAGTCTCTACCCACTAACCTCAAAGAATCGTCTCTGCCAGCTACAATCGGAAAACTAACCAGAATGATCCTCCCCTCTCCTTACTCCACCTCATCTAGATAATTGACTTGTGTTCTTTGTCTAAAGGCTCTTGCATTTATAACAGAAAAGAATATGCTGCCCGCATGCCGCGCAAGTTCCCTTTCTAACTTATTCCTTCTTCTCCCAGAGCAATCTTTCCATATATTAAGCCCAACATCGCCTTGATCCACTAATTTGCCTCTAACAGAGTGCTACTAGTTTCAGATTTCAATTTGTTGACAGTGGTGATAGTTTCTTTCAACCTATTTATTCACTCAGTGGTTGAACGTTTTAGCCACTCATTGATAAAATAGGATAGCACTATTTTGTGCGtagttattattttcatattctgAGGTTGTCATAGAGCGAACCTTCTAATTTCAGAGTTccttagttgtttttttatgcaattatgttttttatggcCTAGTTCTTAAAACCTTGGATATCCTTTTACCATTCAGGCTTTgtgtttttcgtttttctgaCTTGTGTATGGAAGTGAAATCATTTTCCACTCTTCTAGTGGTGCTCcagtttgataaataattaacccttcatttttccttttaattttataggaATGCCAGGTTTTACTGCTTATGCAGGATTTTATGAGGTCAGCACCCCAAGCAAGGGAGAATATGTTTTTGTATCTGCAGCATCTGGTGCCGTAGGTCAGCTTGTAGGCCAACTTGCTAAGTTGCATGGCTGCTATGTAGTTGGAAGTGCTGGGTCAAAGGAAAAGGTCAGtttaactaattatttattgtataataATTGCCCAAAAAAAAACTCTGCTTGAATTAGTTATTCCTTCATGTATACAAAGATGAAGTATTGACATTTAGACACCCATGGATGCACACACAAACACTAGAACCCagtatttttgttcattttctcATTAAATCTGTTATATTAGGTTGACCTTCTAAAGAACAAGCTTGGGTTCGATGAAGCTTTTAATTACAAGGAAGAATTAGACTTGAATGCAGCTCTACAAAGGTGTGTAACAAGCTCGAAAAGAATATAAGTTTGAATTGTTATCTATTGTCTAAGGAAAgggaaaatgatttttaaaaaattgtttgaaaaatacGTTCCAAATATTAGTACTTCTCAGTCTTATCCTTCATGACTTCCACAATCAAAACTGGAAATATCATTTATCCTGTGGCTCACATGACAGATATTTCCCGCAAGGCATTGACATCTACTTTGACAATGTGGGTGGGGATATGCTCGATGCTGCACTCCTTAACATGAGGATTCATGGTAGAATTGCAGTTTGTGGGATGGTATCTCAGCAAAGCCTTTCCAAGCCCATAGGGATATACAATTTATTCAACCTCATTACAAAGCGCATCAAAATGCAGGGTTTTTTGCAAAGTGATTACTTGCACCTATACCCGCGCTTTTTGGAAGATGTTTCAAGTTACTACAAGCAAGGAAAGATTGTGTATATTGAAGACATGAATGAAGGCTTGGAAAGTGCTCCAGCTGCTTTCGTTGGACTTTTCCATGGCAAGAACGTTGGTAAGCAAGTCATTCGTGTTGCCCATGAATGATTTTTTCAGTATTTGGTTAGCTGAAGCTTGATATGttttaaacatattcaattgagaATTTTTGGATGTTCTTGAACTGTGTCAGCTGGCAAGGCCTTATTCTCACCTTCTGCCTTGAGCAGAAAATGTAAACTTTTCAGTATGCCTTAATTATGTAGAAAATAAAGTAGCTGCATTAGGTGGATATTGGATCTTCTAAAATAATGAGATATGTAAAATGAGAAAATCAACAGTAGATACGTTCATGCGATCTCAGTTTGTAATCCTCACTTAAGAGACAAAGCTAAATTTGCATCTGGTTTGGTTGAATTACAAAGAAAATGATTGAAACTGTGAAAGAAATGAGAGGTATAGACCTACCAATTTCAAGGAATATTTTCTATGAGTTTCATGATCAGTTGAAATTAGATAACTTCACCATAACAGATGATCATGATATAGAAAGATTAAATGTGGTTGCAGCCACGATAATTCGCTGGCCATTTTGGAACCCGACTATTCAGCTGGTTCAAATAATCTGTCCTCGTTATGTCACCACCACCTCATTTTCTTTTGCACCACAAATCTCTCATGTGTAGTGATTCCTCCTACACAAACAATGTTGGACACCACCTTGGTCCTCCTTTCTTGTGGTCTGTCTTTCAGAATACCAGTCAAAAATCCCTTTCAGTCTTCACTTTAGATTTATAATCCCGTGCAATAATAGCATGGGGACTTGGCAGAACCAAATGGTGGCGGCTTCCTGATTGCACTTGTTAGGAAGAGCCATTTTGGATGACCCCGTTAAAtggattcaaaatttcaaattacatGTGATCTTTGTATATATGTATTCCCCTTCCCTATTTCCTGGGGGAAAGTGGCCCTTAAGCAACCTTAAACCAAGCACATCCTAAGAAAATGGCAAATGGAACATAAAATGTTACTGCTTTTCAACCTGGCGTTATTTTACTATTGGGGGAGAGTGGGATAGGGAATTGGACAAGAAATGAGCACAAGTTATTTATGTTCCTGTTCAATGCTTATTGTTCCAAGTAAAGTATCTCAATACGTAGGTATAGACAAAAGCGATGACTCAGTATGATTCAGGCCATTGCACACAAATGCTTTATGCGCCCAAaccaaagaattcttagacctGACACATTAGTTATGCTAGAGGCTTTGAAATATTTAGCAATTAAGTGAATTTAAGTTGTAGAGGATTAGCCTCAGATATGTGCAAATGTCTTCACTATAACTAGCCCGCACCTAAGccctatattttttactttttttggtgctGACCTAAGCGCGATAAATTTAGCGTATAAAGGACCACCATCTACACATATTTTCgcatatattattatactacTGATTCATTGATTGATTTGAAATATTGAAATGTTTTTATAACTACTTTTACTTTCATCTCATCTTGAGTCAGCTTCATCTACATCGTCTCCTATCAAACGTAAATCTAACGAGCCTTACACCGTTTGAAGGCTCAACCACTGGATTAAATCACTTTATTTTGGTCGGCGCTCAATTAAATCACTTGTAAACATGAGAATTTTACAATTAACATAATGTTTAATTAGCACCAGCTATACTGTTAGAGATAGATTTAAGAATCTTGACATGACTTTGACAGTTTTTGTGACTGTGATCCTGAAAGAAACTACATACCAACTAGAgaaatttattgtattattataTGTTTGTGATTATTACTTTCGTTGTCATCACcatcattgttattattgttattctcatcaccagttattattattgttgtcatTATCACTATTGTTACTATCATTTTCTTCactatcattattatcatcattatcaCTATTATGTTCTTACCTTCACCAATATTTTAAGTATCATCATCTTATTGTCACCTCTATCACGGTCACTTTCACCAATATTTTTGCCAATAAGATTAGCATCAGTGTCATCATCACCATTCCTGTTAAAACACactcttaaactaattttaacaagataataaactttcagagcaaatttattttgaaactaaaattCAATGAGAGGGGGGAGAAtagaacttatttaaaaaaaacttaagattGTTGTGGTTTCTGAAATGGTTAAAAATTACTACTAAAAATCACTCTAAACAAACCATAAATTTGTCAATTTGGATTTGtggtatgaaataaaaaaacttgaacatttttttattttttaatttacggTGACCAACGTGTCAGGCCATCCTTAAATAGGGTGAACTAGAACATTCAAATTATCTAGAAGAGGCAAGTTCACCAACCTTGGTCATTTTTTGTTGGTTGGTGGTAAGATAAACTGACTTGTTTTGCCACCTTGATGTAGCTTGGGTGATGGGACTCGGCGAGGGAGGATAACAACTCGTTGACCAATAAGAATATAGACAAATTGAGATAAGGGTTTAATGGCTGGTTGATTCATAAGAATATTGGAGGTTAAGAATCTAAAAAACCtcaattttttcattcaataataATCTTCTATATCTCATGGTTAATGATAAATGGTAACCATAGAGGGAAGAAGACTTTCATTtaggattattattattattattattattattattattattattattattattattattattattaataagctTTTGACTAGATGTCACCTAAATCTTAAGAAGATTTTCGTGCCTctgtgtttatttttaaaaaagaaaaataaaaaaatagtaaaaaaatgtaGTGATAACAATTTTTGTAGGGAAAGTAACAtcagttatattttaaaaatttatgaacaaaataaaaaacatttatatatattaaaagataagTTAGGAATAAGAAATATGTACAAAGGGATAATTGTCATTAATGATAGttatagataaagaaaaaattaagtagTATATTTTTACAatcttaaattattcattttttacttaattagttagtaagtttaatattaaattaaattttatactaaatGACACTTAAATATTTCTACTTTATAGGTTACAATATCAATAATGAAAAGGtatattaaattacatatacatagaaataattttaaaaggattaaaattaaaaaaatacattacaagAACAAAAGTAAAtgggagaaaaaataattaaataaagtattACACGGtataatcaatcaattatactttttaaaaaacttttacttAACGTGATACTTACTTTGagttttctattttgattttcaaagaaaataagagTAAAAACAAGTTCGACAAAACAACATATCAACcttctctaaaaaaatgaaaaggcaaTATTACTTTAGagtatttttcttcttgataaatattttctaaattttaaaaatttaaaaatgaaaattattttcaaaaaataaaaaataaacacttaaatcAAACGTAACTTTAGTATAAATTGAGTTAAGTTAAAATCCATAAATAAATTTGACACATAATAACTCAACATAAAAAATACCTTAATAAACATTTGAATAAATAAGTACTACTAGTTGCTCCCTCTggtataattataagaaaaacttTCATTAAAACttcatattaagaataaaaaagaattatttaaaaatataatctcagttaaataaaaaatattttaaaaataattttattaaatataataaagataattaagatttatttatataaaattttacattgtgAATTATTATATTCAAAATCGAAAACCACTAGGGTCAACCAAGTAATATTAGGTTGGGGTAATACACATTGGATCTCAAATTCAAATCTTAGTGtcattattaaacaaaaaaaacttatattcaAAACTAAGAgagtaactttttttaattttccatgCAAAACAGAAtctgaaataataaataatactcCATTTGTCCCTAGCTGTAAGGGTAtgcagaaaaaataattaatataggaagaaattaaaaaaaatgatcatataaaaattttaaaaataattaggtatgatgaaataaaatagtaaGCCGGTTTTATGAGGCGTAGGGTCCggtgaaaacaaaaagaaaggcaGAAAAAGCAAAGCAGACATGAAAAGCATGTGACCGTGAAGTGCGTGTGCGAAGCTAGGGTAGGCCCCACCACCTAAGAAGACATACTCAACAACGGTCAACGCTTCCCACTTATCACGGAATCCCCGCCACCCACCACGTGTCATCTTCTCATTGGACCTCCTCTCCTATATCTACTACACTTACACTtgaattcattttctctctctccgtCAGGTTCATCGTCCCACTTTCTTCTCCTTTTAgggtttcctttttgtttctccTTTCCAGATCTGCATCTTCCATTTTTTaggttttcattttcacctgTCACTGCTTGCTActgcttatttttatttccgATTCCGATTTCACCTGCTAGATTTATCCCTTCTTTCTTCTCGGTTTcgtttatttgaattttgttctcttttttcttcccgcgaagaataaaatattggagataaaattgtttttgaagTGTTGGAATCTATATTTGGGTTTTTtcattctaaaatcaaattaatgataaaattgagtatagttttgtttatttagaGCAACAACTAGTCGAAATTGCTCAAACTCAAATCAATTTGGATCTAGAATCAATTCTGCGGTATTATGAATATTTACCTATGATCACTTAATTCTGAATCGCGTGATGTTGTGAAATTTATCTTGCAGGATTAAGCGGTGAGATTCGTGAATCTGAGAAATGTCGGATTCTTCTCGGGAGGAGAATGTTTACATGGCGAAATTGGCGGAGCAGGCCGAGCGTTACGAGGAGATGGTTGAGTTCATGGAGAAGGTAGCAAAGACTGTGGAGGTTGAGGAGTTGACGGTGGAGGAGAGAAATCTTCTCTCTGTGGCTTACAAGAACGTGATTGGTGCGAGGAGGGCTTCGTGGAGGATCATATCCTCCATTGAGCAGAAGGAGGAGAGCAGGGGCAATGAGGACCATGTGGCCATTATAAAGGAGTACAGGGGCAAAATTGAGGCTGAACTCAGCAAGATCTGTGACGGGATTTTGAACCTCCTTGAGTCCAACCTCATCCCATCCGCCGCATCTCCCGAGAGTAAAGTGTTTTACCTTAAAATGAAGGGTGATTACCACAGGTACCTTGCCGAGTTCAAGACTGGGGCAGAGAGGAAAGAGGCAGCAGAGAGTACTTTGCTTGCTTACAAATCTGCTCaggtatatataattatatattgctGTTTATCATGCATTCTAGTTGTTACTAGAACTTACTTGTTACTGATTTGCTGAACTTAAAATTTGTGTTTACTTGATGCAGGATATTGCTCTTGCTGACTTGGCCCCCACTCACCCCATTAGGCTGGGACTTGCTCTCAACTTTTCTGTCTTCTATTATGAAATCCTTAACTCGCCAGATCGGGCTTGTAATCTTGCCAAACAGGTATATCTAAAGgcttttttgtgttttcaatTCCTTGCTTTTGGTGGTATGTCTCAGTTGTTCATTGACGAATAAATTGTGTTTAAGTTTGACTTACTCATTTGTTCCCTGAACTTGCACCATCTTTATGTTTTAGTCCCTACACATACATGCACTTTTTAATTCGTTTTAGTTCCTACATATACAGTTTTCATCCATTTTGGTCCTTGCAATTTTGGATGTCAAAGGCTAAAACGGATTAAAAAGTGTATGTGTAGGACTAAAATGAGTATCTTTTAGATGAAGGGACTAAAATGTAAAGATTATGCATGACTAAGAAATATTGATGGACTAAAATGTAAAGATTTATGCACTTGAAATCTTGTAGTTAAGTGTTATAGGGTGGACCTCAGTCTTTGGTGATATTTTTGTTGGTAAACTGATTTCAATACTGTTCATTCCTTAGTCAATTTACGGTTTTCTCGTTTGACAATATTGATGGATTATGTAGTTTGGTGCTTCCCATTTCGTATTATGATGGATATCAACAGCatatgatgtattttttttccttttgcattCCCCTATTCTGCTTTACTCTTCTCTTTGGTGATTTGTGAAAAATGCTTAACTATGCCAGGCATTTGATGAGGCAATTTCCGAGCTTGACACATTGGGTGAAGAGTCATACAAGGATAGTACGTTGATCATGCAACTTCTCCGTGACAATCTGACTTTGTGGACATCAGACATCAcggtctctttctctctctctcattgcaTAGTATATagtaaatataatttctttatttgtgtttaattgttgtctttgaagttgttttttttttaaaaaaaaatgtatggtaATCCGTTAATTTTGTTGTCTAATCATCGATGGCtggacaaaattaaattttaaaggaaCAAGCCACTGTTAATAGTTCTTTAATAAGCTGaacaccaacaacaaaaacCTTTCATTTGCAAGTGGCAAGCTTACTAAAGTTAGACACAAATTTAAACTTGTTTGGTTGTACATTCCAAATCCAAGCTTTACTAATTAGCATCTTTCTTGTGTTTGTTGGTGCCCTGTAGTAGTGTACGAGCTAGgctttgatctttgagcttttcttaatttgatagtttatttttatcatcataCTTGCTGAAACAATGAAAATTGTTTAGCAGATATTCTTGCCAAAGGTCTAATGCATTACGCTGCCTATGCTTTATGTTGCTGTTGACAGCTTTTAGACATTAAGAGTATTTTGGAGTCGACTGTTTTCCATACTTTTGTCTCAGCTTCAGATTGATTTGagattatattagttatttattttttacttgaatCGCCTTTAATATTCAGGACGATGCTGGAGATGAGATCAAGGAAACATCTAAGCAACAACCAGGTGAATAGGCGATGGCAGTAGTTGATGGGATATGTATTACCGATAATATACATCCAATGTGGCTTGCCATAGTGGAACTGTGTATTAATGAGTTTCGTGATTTCAATTGCGGGTTGCGCTTGAGATTTACAATGTTTCAGTCGTGTATGTGTTTTATTGACGAGAACAATGTGGCTTGGTGGTTTAgtgatttataaattttttattgttgctaTGTAGTTGCCTCTTTTTTATTGACGAGAACAacgttggattttttttttttttaagtcaatgACTcgagttttttcttttctttttcctttttctttttcttgatttaaCTACCCTCTTGTTTTTCTGTGGTTACCTCTTTGTAGTTTAAGCTCCACTCACAATCACCATCTccgtttcatttgttttttaatcaaacGGAAGCCATAAGCTGTGTTCAAACGAAATCTAGACTAACAACTCCATTGTTTCACTTGCCTGGGATGCATCAATCAGTACCATTAGTTTGCGTTTGGTTGCGAACAAAATGTTGCTGCCGGCTCGCAGGTGGTCTGCTACAATGGataaaaggagaaagatgagtTTGAGGGTacataggaaaagaaaaaaaaaacatgaaatgaaTCTTTAACCATCAATTTAAAATGACAGATCCAACGGTGCTGAAAAACTTGTGCACGGTGGGAGACCTATGCTACTTTCCCAGCGTAGCCAACGTCTTATAACATATTCAATTACCTTGCTGTATATTCAAATGAATCTTAGTACGTTATTGACATCTGAAAAGTAGAATAAACTAGAATTGATTAGTACAgtatttaacaattttatttcatactATTTATTACGCACAGACTTTGAAAAGGACGTCATATCCAACTTGAACCCAAAATAAACGTTGCTGCGATAGTCTTCGGCTTCCAAATTACGTGCAGAGAAAGAAAGGCTAAGCATTTATCTTCATCTTCACTTGTCTTTCAATTCCACTCTCCCTGTCTTCTTCTACGATGGTCTCTTTCCGGCGCCACGTTGGATGATTTCTCTGCTGAAGAGCTTGGTGCCAGGATTAAGGAGTATGGGATTGTTTCTCCTGAGACTAAAAATGAGCTTTCTGATCCCTACCCTTTTAATTTGGTGTTTCAGACCTCCATCGGTCCCTGGCTTCATGAAGCCTCAGACTGCGCAGGGCATTTTAGTCAATTTCAAGGATTTGTATTATTACAATGCTAACAAGCTTCCTTTTGCTGCTGCACAGATTGGACAGGCGTTTAGGAATGAGATCAGTTGTTCATACATTCTATATTAAGCTATCCATCAATCGGAAATAGCTAAGTGTAGTGTTTAATTAATCTGTATGCATTGTGAGTGTAAAACTACAAGTTAACCAATCAAAAATCTGCATGACTTCTAGAATGTGTTTTGATAaagaattttaactgaggaaagtaatttattagaaaatttaaatttctttaatctaAGATTCATTGTTTAgatgttttttatgaagaatttaaatttttgtaattttaaaacagaatcttaaacaattaaaaatatagatttttaatttccttaggtaaaaaattaaaattcttgatAGAAGAACTTTCACGTTtatgtatttcttttataacttttattctCTCTTCCACCTAAAAGTTTTCAAAATCTCATTCTCGAATTCGCGACTCTTCCCTCATGCTGATGAtcctcttcttcaagaaacatcgTCTGAGCTTGTGGAACGTTGATCTGTGCGAGCGTAGGGGGACACGTAGAACTGCACCCGTCAGGGGAGCAGCTGTCACTACGGTGGAGGTGCTCGCCGACACGGAGGACCTAGGTCATGCCTTGTGTCGTTAACTGAATGTTGTTGTTGGGTATGGTTGGTGTACGCTATCGTTTGAAAGCATACCAACCatatcttctcttctctttgcattcattttctttcaccctcacaattttaattttttttatccaaatacaaaattttgaaaataaaagaatttcaattaaagtatttgaaattcttagaattttaaatttctcagaattttaaattttgtcatCCAGACACACTCTTAAGATAATTATTGTTGTAGTCTTTGTGATTGCATTATCTTCATCTATATCATTGCATAatctttaaagtaattattacaaaagtcaaacatttttaatcatatgataattttta
This window harbors:
- the GF14A gene encoding 14-3-3-like protein A → MSDSSREENVYMAKLAEQAERYEEMVEFMEKVAKTVEVEELTVEERNLLSVAYKNVIGARRASWRIISSIEQKEESRGNEDHVAIIKEYRGKIEAELSKICDGILNLLESNLIPSAASPESKVFYLKMKGDYHRYLAEFKTGAERKEAAESTLLAYKSAQDIALADLAPTHPIRLGLALNFSVFYYEILNSPDRACNLAKQAFDEAISELDTLGEESYKDSTLIMQLLRDNLTLWTSDITDDAGDEIKETSKQQPGE
- the LOC100813036 gene encoding NADP-dependent alkenal double bond reductase P2-like (The RefSeq protein has 1 substitution compared to this genomic sequence) yields the protein MAEEALLQNKRVLFKGYIDGVPKETDMELKVDSHIALKPPPQGSSAILVKNLYLSCDPYMRGRMRDFHGSYIPPFLPAQALEGFGVSKVIHSDNPNYKPGDFITGFTGWEEYSLIQRTEQLRKIHPDDAIPLSFHVGLLGMPGFTAYAGFYEVSTPSKGEYVFVSAASGAVGQLVGQLAKLHGCYVVGSAGSKEKVDLLKNKLGFDEAFNYKEELDLNAALQRYFPQGIDIYFDNVGGDMLDAALLNMRIHGRIAVCGMVSQQSLSKPIGIYNLFNLITKRIKMQGFLQSDYLHLYPRFLEDVSSYYKQGKIVYIEDMNEGLESAPAAFVGLFHGKNVGKQVIRVAHE